A genomic window from Triplophysa dalaica isolate WHDGS20190420 chromosome 24, ASM1584641v1, whole genome shotgun sequence includes:
- the szl gene encoding sizzled gives MDLSSVLMVFSLVAGSGAFDLGQTTRCVPVPHQMSVCQDVPYSEMRLPNLLGHSSVEEALPRSEEWKTLLHTGCHPQARAFVCSLIAPVCLDRFIQPCRSVCRAVRDSCTPVLACHGHAWPEALNCERFPEQDDTCLTPLPKHISAFSKEFPQPACQSCPPVEEVPSLKTVMDALCLNDFAVKAKISRRRLPSSDPELMVEGHVEFIQRGPLLPYDTSSLLQRWLLINLRCAHTLVRPGRAQLYLITGTMRPNGSIQVSNLFPWLKKDLHITAATRKWKHHKC, from the exons ATGGATCTTTCCAGCGTGCTGATGGTCTTCTCTCTCGTGGCCGGCAGCGGAGCCTTCGACCTGGGCCAGACCACTCGCTGCGTCCCGGTTCCCCATCAGATGAGCGTATGTCAGGACGTGCCGTATTCTGAAATGAGACTGCCTAACCTCCTGGGTCACAGCAGTGTTGAAGAAGCGCTTCCTCGATCTGAAGAGTGGAAAACACTGCTTCATACCGGCTGCCATCCTCAGGCCAGGGCTTTCGTTTGCTCTCTCATCGCTCCCGTGTGTTTGGACAG GTTCATTCAGCCCTGTCGTAGCGTGTGCCGGGCCGTACGGGACAGCTGCACACCAGTGCTGGCATGTCACGGACACGCTTGGCCTGAAGCTCTAAACTGTGAGCGCTTTCCAGAGCAGGACGACACGTGTCTGACTCCTCTGCCCAAACACATCAGCGCTTTCTCGAAAG AATTTCCTCAGCCCGCCTGCCAAAGCTGTCCACCCGTGGAAGAAGTGCCATCTCTGAAAACTGTGATGGACGCTCTCTGTCTGAATGACTTTG CTGTGAAAGCCAAGATCTCCCGCCGTCGTCTGCCCTCCTCAGACCCAGAGCTGATGGTGGAGGGACACGTGGAGTTTATCCAGCGAGGTCCTCTGCTACCCTACGACACCTCCAGTCTCTTGCAGCGCTGGCTCCTCATCAACCTCAGATGCGCTCACACGCTGGTCCGGCCCGGACGCGCTCAGCTCTACCTCATCACCGGAACCATGAGGCCCAACGGATCCATCCAGGTGTCCAACCTCTTCCCGTGGCTCAAAAAAGACCTCCACATCACCGCCGCAACACGCAAATGGAAACACCACAAGTGCTGA